In Arvicola amphibius chromosome 1, mArvAmp1.2, whole genome shotgun sequence, one DNA window encodes the following:
- the LOC119801378 gene encoding calcitonin isoform X1, with protein sequence MGFLKFSPFLVVSVLLLYQAGSLHAVPFGSTLESSPGVATLSEEEARLLAALVQDYVQMKAKELEQEEEQEAEGSSLDSPRSKRCGNLSTCMLGTYTQDLNKFHTFPQTAIGVGAPGKKRDVAKDLEIHHHTHFGN encoded by the exons ATGGGCTTTCTGAAGTTCTCCCCGTTCCTGGTTGTTAGCGTCTTGCTCCTGTACCAGGCAGGCAGCCTCCACGCAGTGCCTTTCGG GTCAACTTTGGAAAGCAGCCCAGGCGTGGCCACTCTCAGTGAAGAGGAAGCTCGCCTGCTGGCCGCCCTGGTGCAGGACTATGTGCAGATGAAAGCCAaggagctggagcaggaggaggagcaggaggctgaGGGCTCCAG CCTGGACAGCCCTAGATCTAAGCGGTGTGGGAATCTGAGTACCTGCATGctgggcacatacacacaggaccTCAACAAGTTTCACACCTTCCCCCAAACCGCAATTGGGGTTGGAGCACCTGGCAAGAAAAGGGATGTGGCCAAGGACCTGGAGATACACCATCACACCCATTTTGGCAACTAa
- the LOC119801378 gene encoding calcitonin gene-related peptide 1 isoform X2, whose product MGFLKFSPFLVVSVLLLYQAGSLHAVPFGSTLESSPGVATLSEEEARLLAALVQDYVQMKAKELEQEEEQEAEGSSITAQKRSCNTATCVTHRLAGLLSRSGGVVKDNFVPTNVGSEAFGRRRRDLQA is encoded by the exons ATGGGCTTTCTGAAGTTCTCCCCGTTCCTGGTTGTTAGCGTCTTGCTCCTGTACCAGGCAGGCAGCCTCCACGCAGTGCCTTTCGG GTCAACTTTGGAAAGCAGCCCAGGCGTGGCCACTCTCAGTGAAGAGGAAGCTCGCCTGCTGGCCGCCCTGGTGCAGGACTATGTGCAGATGAAAGCCAaggagctggagcaggaggaggagcaggaggctgaGGGCTCCAG CATCACTGCCCAGAAGAGATCCTGCAACACTGCCACCTGTGTGACCCATCGGCTAGCAGGTTTGCTGAGCAGGTCAGGGGGTGTGGTGAAGGACAACTTCGTGCCAACCAATGTGGGTTCTGAAGCCTTTGGCCGACGCCGCAGGGACCTTCAGGCCTGA